One window of the Anomaloglossus baeobatrachus isolate aAnoBae1 chromosome 12, aAnoBae1.hap1, whole genome shotgun sequence genome contains the following:
- the RPS27 gene encoding small ribosomal subunit protein eS27: MPLAKDLLHPSPEEEKRKHKKKRLVQSPNSYFMDVKCPGCYKITTVFSHAQTVVLCVGCSTVLCQPTGGKARLTEGCSFRRKQH; this comes from the exons ATGCCT CTCGCAAAAGATCTCCTGCACCCCTCTCCCGAGGAGGAGAAGCGGAAGCACAAGAAGAAGCGCTTGGTCCAAAGTCCCAACTCCTACTTCATGGACGTGAAGTGTCCAG GTTGTTATAAGATCACCACGGTGTTCAGCCATGCTCAGACAGTGGTCCTGTGTGTGGGCTGCTCCACGGTCCTCTGCCAGCCCACCGGTGGCAAGGCGCGATTGACAGAGG GTTGCTCTTTCAGGCGGAAGCAGCACTAG
- the RAB13 gene encoding ras-related protein Rab-13, whose protein sequence is MTPFPDVCQVNMAKSYDHLFKLLLIGDSGVGKTCLIVRFSEDSFNNTYISTIGIDFKIRTTEIQGKKIKLQVWDTAGQERFKTITTAYYRGAMGIILVYDITDERSFENIQNWMKSIKENAAPGVERMLLGNKCDIESRRKVPKERGEKLAKDHGIRFFETSAKSSQNVDEAFNALATDILMQMSRRAAHGLKDPVDLKSSSKKGSNKCSVI, encoded by the exons ATGACGCCTTTCCCAGATGTCTGCCAG GTCAATATGGCGAAATCCTATGACCATCTCTTCAAGCTGCTGCTGATCGGGGACAGCGGGGTGGGGAAGACCTGTCTGATCGTCCGCTTCTCCGAGGACAGCTTCAACAACACCTACATCTCCACCATAG GAATCGACTTCAAGATCCGAACGACCGAAATTCAAGGGAAGAAAATCAAACTGCAGGTCTG GGACACGGCTGGACAGGAGAGATTCAAGACCATCACTACGGCCTATTATCGGGGGGCGATG GGGATCATCCTGGTCTATGACATCACGGACGAGCGATCCTTCGAAAACATTCAAAACTGGATGAAGAGCATAAAagag AATGCTGCTCCGGGGGTAGAGCGGATGCTTCTGGGAAATAAATGTGACATAGAGAGCCGACGGAAAGTCCCAAAGGAGCGAGGGGAGAAG CTCGCTAAGGATCACGGGATCCGGTTCTTTGAGACGAGCGCTAAGTCTAGTCAGAACGTGGATGAG GCGTTTAATGCACTGGCCACAGATATCCTGATGCAGATGTCCCGGAGGGCG GCTCATGGGTTGAAGGATCCAGTGGATTTAAAGAGTTCCTCCAAGAAAGGAAGCAATAAGTGTTCTGTGATCTAA